Proteins co-encoded in one Syntrophales bacterium genomic window:
- the gltX gene encoding glutamate--tRNA ligase, producing the protein MSGKKPVRTRFAPSPTGHLHIGGARTALFNWLFARHHGGKFILRVENTDLKRSSEESTRAILESLTWLGLTWDEGPYFQTDRIEIYRSMVRKLIAEDKAYYCVCSPEELETKRRMAIAEGRKPKYDGTCRDRGLKKVEGAVVRFKAPKMGTTRFRDLIKGWISFSNEEMDDLVIERADGFPTYNFAVVIDDALMGITHVIRGDDHVNNSPRQILLYEALGFSIPEFAHVPMILGPDRTRLSKRHGAMSVLAYRDMGYLPEALVNYLARLGWSHGDQEIFTIEELIEYFDLDAVGRSAAVFNPDKLLWLNQYYIKQYDSEKLVDAALPFWRAKGIKKEDRDFLRNIVKDLKSRSRTVVELVDKSLFYFNDDIEYDPEVRSKFLTDEIIVHLEAIAVRLASLEDYSKGGIERFLRQLAEERGITLKTIAQPLRVALTGSTVSPGIDEVMLTLGKERVIKRLLRAISVGRERSG; encoded by the coding sequence TTGAGTGGTAAGAAGCCTGTAAGAACGAGGTTTGCTCCTTCACCAACAGGGCATCTTCATATCGGTGGTGCGAGAACGGCATTGTTCAACTGGTTATTTGCCAGGCATCATGGGGGGAAGTTCATTCTCAGGGTGGAGAATACGGATCTGAAACGTTCATCGGAGGAGTCAACCCGGGCTATTCTGGAATCTCTAACATGGTTGGGTTTGACCTGGGATGAGGGTCCTTACTTCCAAACGGACAGGATTGAGATTTATCGATCCATGGTGAGAAAGTTAATTGCGGAGGATAAAGCCTATTACTGTGTTTGTTCTCCTGAGGAGCTGGAGACTAAGCGGAGAATGGCCATAGCGGAGGGTCGAAAACCTAAGTATGATGGTACCTGTCGTGACAGGGGTCTAAAAAAGGTAGAAGGAGCAGTAGTTAGATTTAAGGCCCCAAAGATGGGTACCACGAGATTTAGAGACCTCATAAAGGGGTGGATAAGTTTTAGTAATGAAGAGATGGATGATTTGGTTATAGAGCGTGCTGATGGTTTTCCAACTTACAACTTTGCAGTGGTGATTGATGATGCTTTGATGGGGATCACACACGTAATAAGAGGTGACGATCATGTGAATAACAGCCCCCGCCAGATTTTGCTATACGAAGCTTTAGGTTTCTCCATTCCTGAATTTGCCCATGTGCCGATGATACTTGGTCCAGATCGCACAAGGTTGAGTAAACGCCACGGTGCGATGTCAGTTCTTGCCTATAGAGATATGGGGTACTTGCCCGAGGCGTTGGTGAACTACCTAGCACGGTTAGGTTGGTCACACGGTGATCAAGAGATATTTACCATAGAGGAGTTGATCGAATATTTCGATCTGGATGCAGTGGGTAGATCAGCGGCAGTTTTCAACCCAGATAAGTTGCTTTGGTTAAATCAGTATTACATAAAGCAGTATGATTCAGAAAAACTTGTAGATGCAGCACTTCCTTTTTGGCGTGCGAAGGGTATAAAAAAAGAAGATAGGGATTTTCTGAGAAATATTGTGAAAGACTTGAAGAGTAGATCCCGAACAGTTGTGGAACTCGTTGATAAGAGCTTATTCTATTTTAACGATGATATTGAGTACGATCCTGAGGTCAGATCAAAGTTTCTCACAGATGAGATTATCGTCCATCTTGAGGCGATAGCGGTTCGTCTTGCTTCATTGGAAGATTATTCCAAGGGAGGAATAGAACGGTTTCTCCGGCAATTGGCAGAAGAGAGGGGGATAACGCTGAAGACCATTGCACAGCCGCTTCGAGTGGCTCTAACCGGATCCACTGTAAGTCCTGGCATCGACGAGGTTATGCTGACGCTTGGTAAGGAACGCGTTATCAAAAGGCTGCTGAGGGCGATTTCTGTGGGTAGAGAGCGCTCAGGTTGA
- the galE gene encoding UDP-glucose 4-epimerase GalE, with product MRMSSCIMSLIYGDEVIMAILVTGGTGFIGSHTVVELIAAGFEVVIIDNLSNSRRSVIDRIEVITGERPTFYLADLRDEGALKRIFSVNYIEAVVHFAGLKSVAESVERPLDYYDNNIVSTLMLCKAMREAGVKKIVFSSSATVYGDPQKVPVSEDAPLNPINPYGRTKLIIENILRDLQGADREWKVVLLRYFNPVGAHATGLLGEDPRGIPNNLMPIITQVAVGKRDKLFVFGRDYPTPDGTAIRDYVHVVDLARGHVQALKWLFSADPSDVLILNLGTGRGYSVLEVIKAFEEASGRAIPYEFTVRRPGDVPVIYADPSRAMEVLHWEAHYDLKRMCIDAWRWQFQNPSGYPY from the coding sequence ATGCGTATGTCATCATGCATTATGTCCTTAATTTATGGAGATGAGGTTATTATGGCGATACTTGTAACAGGTGGGACGGGTTTTATTGGAAGTCACACTGTTGTGGAGCTTATCGCAGCCGGATTTGAAGTCGTTATCATTGATAACCTCTCGAATAGTAGAAGAAGTGTTATTGACAGGATAGAGGTAATTACGGGGGAAAGACCCACATTTTACTTGGCCGATTTGAGAGATGAAGGGGCGTTGAAACGTATTTTTTCTGTAAATTACATTGAGGCTGTTGTTCATTTTGCTGGTCTTAAATCGGTTGCGGAATCTGTAGAGAGGCCACTCGATTATTACGATAATAACATTGTGTCCACTTTGATGCTGTGCAAAGCTATGAGGGAGGCAGGTGTTAAAAAGATAGTGTTTAGCTCCTCCGCCACAGTTTACGGAGATCCTCAAAAAGTGCCCGTTTCTGAGGATGCTCCTCTGAACCCCATAAATCCTTATGGCAGAACGAAGTTAATAATCGAAAACATATTGCGTGACCTTCAAGGAGCGGATAGGGAGTGGAAAGTGGTTTTGCTTAGGTATTTCAATCCTGTTGGAGCTCATGCAACAGGCCTTTTAGGTGAGGATCCACGAGGCATTCCCAATAACCTCATGCCTATTATTACTCAGGTAGCGGTCGGTAAGAGGGATAAACTTTTTGTGTTTGGAAGAGATTATCCCACACCAGATGGAACGGCTATACGTGATTATGTGCATGTCGTTGACCTTGCAAGGGGCCATGTGCAGGCTTTGAAATGGTTATTCAGTGCGGATCCGAGTGATGTCCTCATCTTAAACCTCGGAACGGGTCGAGGGTACAGTGTGCTTGAAGTAATAAAGGCTTTTGAGGAGGCTTCGGGGAGAGCAATACCATATGAATTTACAGTTCGGCGTCCAGGAGACGTACCTGTTATCTATGCTGATCCTTCACGTGCCATGGAAGTGCTGCACTGGGAGGCTCATTATGATCTAAAGCGTATGTGTATTGATGCCTGGCGGTGGCAGTTTCAAAACCCCAGTGGATATCCCTATTGA